A genomic window from Punica granatum isolate Tunisia-2019 chromosome 2, ASM765513v2, whole genome shotgun sequence includes:
- the LOC116197089 gene encoding pentatricopeptide repeat-containing protein At2g17033, translated as MDSLRLRHPPQLPWNSRCRCRHRHRHFYPQPQATPPAPVHCALSKQGQRLVHSLTLAAGDAAATDRLMKKFIAGSPKSVALNALSHLLSPGAAQPNLSFLALPFYLRIREASWYKWNPKLVAELIALLDKQGKFEESDELTAETVSKFEFRERDLALFYCNLIESHAKHKSDRGFHASFAYLQQLLRNSASVYVKKRAYESIICGLCEMGRPIKAENIIVEVRPKGILPSAFEFRTLVYAYGKSGLLPEMLRLVDSMESEGFEIDTVCSNMVLSSYGAHGELTQMVHWLQRMKLRGVPFSIRTYNTVLNSCPTIVSMTKNTSDSPVSIEELKEVLDGQEALLVRELIDSPIINEAMEWSTSEAKLDLHGMHLGSAYVILLQWMEEMKRKLGDGKAVVPEEVTIICGSGKHSSIRGESPIKGMVRELLIRAKSPMRIDRKNNGCLVAKGRVFRDWQCKR; from the exons ATGGACAGCCTCCGACTCCGGCATCCTCCGCAGCTGCCGTGGAACAGCCGCTGCCGCTGCCGCCACCGCCACCGCCATTTCTACCCCCAGCCGCAGGCGACTCCACCAGCACCTGTCCACTGCGCGCTGAGCAAGCAGGGCCAGCGCCTCGTCCACAGCCTGACCCTCGCCGCCGGAGATGCCGCCGCCACCGACCGCTTGATGAAGAAATTCATCGCGGGCTCACCGAAATCCGTAGCTCTCAATGCTCTGTCGCATCTCCTTTCCCCCGGCGCCGCCCAGCCCAACCTCTCCTTTCTCGCTCTTCCG TTCTATCTGAGGATCAGGGAGGCTTCCTGGTACAAATGGAATCCCAAGTTAGTTGCCGAGCTCATCGCGCTGCTCGATAAACAAGGAAAGTTCGAGGAATCGGATGAGCTTACTGCAGAAACCGTTTCGAAATTTGAGTTTCGTGAGCGAGACCTCGCTCTGTTCTATTGCAATCTGATCGAGTCCCATGCCAAACACAAATCTGATCGAGGATTCCACGCCTCTTTCGCTTATCTGCAGCAACTTCTCCGAAATTCTGCATCTGTTTACGTGAAGAAGAGAGCTTATGAGTCCATAATCTGCGGCTTGTGCGAGATGGGTCGGCCCATCAAAGCGGAGAATATTATTGTCGAGGTGAGACCCAAAGGGATCTTACCTTCAGCTTTCGAGTTCAGGACTCTGGTGTATGCGTATGGGAAATCAGGGTTGCTTCCAGAGATGCTGAGATTAGTTGACTCCATGGAAAGTGAGGGATTTGAGATCGATACTGTGTGTTCGAACATGGTTCTTTCTTCTTACGGAGCCCATGGTGAACTAACTCAAATGGTTCATTGGCTTCAAAGGATGAAACTCAGGGGTGTTCCTTTCTCGATCCGTACTTATAACACTGTCTTAAACTCATGCCCCACAATTGTGTCAATGACGAAGAACACGAGTGATTCTCCAGTCTCGATCGAGGAGTTGAAGGAGGTTTTGGATGGCCAGGAGGCTTTGCTGGTCCGAGAGTTAATAGATTCTCCTATTATAAATGAGGCAATGGAGTGGAGTACCTCAGAAGCAAAATTGGATTTGCATGGCATGCACTTGGGTTCAGCTTATGTGATCTTGTTACAATGGATGGAAGAGATGAAACGAAAGCTTGGTGATGGTAAAGCTGTAGTTCCGGAGGAAGTCACCATAATCTGTGGATCAGGGAAACACAGCAGTATCAGAGGAGAATCGCCCATAAAGGGCATGGTGAGAGAGTTGCTGATTCGAGCGAAGAGCCCGATGAGAATTGATAGGAAGAACAACGGGTGTTTAGTAGCCAAAGGAAGAGTCTTCAGAGACTGGCAATGTAAAAGGTAA